The window acacacaaccttacttttatatatattaaatattttttctaccgATATTACATtgaatacagatgtgtgtgtttgatctCAGAGATCGATAGAACAGTCATCTGATTGGCTCTATCTTCGATACTACAGGTATAAACTTGTCTGTGCGTAtgagtgtttgtgcttgtttgttcacgcacatgtatgtgtgggtgtatacatgaatatatatatatatatatatatatatatatatatatatatatactcacaattaaaaaatattgtgcATTACGGAGAAGAAACTCATGAAAAGAGTGTCACTATTCCATATGTTTGCAGAAAAagtttctcttgaatgaaaaggaaagaaaaaaaaacaggagggAATTTCTGTGAGCAATAAACGTAACAAGAGAACTTTTATGTATGGCAAGTCATAATTGGTTCCTGACTTGTAAATGTTTAAAGTACTATTTGTAATTGTataacaaacaaatatgtattgTTTCGCAATTCGTCACTTCACTCGAAAAACACCTCTTCTCAATATTTTCTCTATACTATTATTCCAAATGTGCATTGGCAGTAATGTAAATTTTAGAGAATATTATGGCACTCGTGTTCCACCTCCTGTAACTGCCATTCCAGAAGCTgataaattaattcaaatgtcaAACATCAGATCAGAAACTGAGTGCTTTTCTATTTGTATGACATTTTCTAAATGTGGTATGATCATTTACAGCGTTTCCGATGAAGTATGCATCGTGCGTAAAATCAAGCAATTACCTGGTACCTCATCATTCATCGACATTCCGGCAAATAGTATTTACACCGTGCTTCAAGCTTGTAAGTAGTTTTCTTTTCCTAGTGTATGcgttgtgtttattattatttattttccttctttcttcaaattttcttccatttctcaccgagtgttttccgtacacctagggcagataagctcattgtatgcattcccagattacacacgcaaattcataggtaaaatatgtattaaaaaaattaatgaataaataaattcatgaatgaatggatgttattttcacagcggtaatactcttctcagtacatgagtagttccagttaacacgatatGTTGCACcttctgtagggatggtaagcctggtatcattttcaaataggtttcagcaccttttttttttatcattcctacaatcactggtactgtagtcgcctcgAGATGCTACATTTTTTCAATTTGTATTAGTAAGTCTATATATTTACTGATCTAgacaaattctttcgccgctatattgtgagcacaaggaatactcatgtcaattaataaacacacctttttcgtctgatcttttataatattatccggtttattagcttttatagttttgtcggtacgaggaagtcccagagaatcgacacattttctccctaagtcacagcttcaggatggtgtttgtaccatttgtcagtggttttgattttataatgccgacacattgtccagtgtaaatactggccgactgtgtcatgtcttgctttatattctacaggtgttaagagtctacaccctgagattaggtggtctataatTTCAGTCTCATCTTTACAGAATCGGTATTTTGGGTCATCTCcgttttttatcacattggcttggtagttctgggttaataagctttggtcttgagcagctaatatgaaactttcactctctgcttttagccctgagcttcgtaaccattgatgcgtgtgtttctggtcgacatcaccTTGTTTGCTAGGGGCCACATACTTGACATGCAGAagttctgttcccatctgctagctaatttttcatgtgcttttgtctttgcaattaattttattttctttgcggcagcagttggcgcatttccttcaaccCGATCAATctctctttcagaatagagtgaagttttgtcgatctttcatgtttttcaacaagttttagcatccaatcgttggttgtttcaaggtatttggccagtccgattgtggtggttttgtacgtAAGTTCAAACTAGATCAAGCTGGATCAagtatttttactattgttgagtgagagagcagtgcatgccctcAACGTGACACTAAGgggaaatatacaaagcccagaattcatatcatgactactcgtctgataagggtacaccaggcacatgcatcacagccatatgcgcgcaacatggtgatctcatatcgagacTAACAGCTCATGgccttggattattattattattattattattattattattattattattgttattgttgttgttgttgttgttgttgttattgttattattattattattattattattattattattattattatcatttttcgttttgggatttggtttgcaagattctttatatgagttcgtgtgttgaagcatattctattgtgtctggggagagtcattttctttttgtgccttattatgtaacacactcaccggtaaaatttccacgtttttcttatttttattttcctaaaattttcgttgcgtcttgcaaccttttcaatagttttgactgtgTCTGTTATtcacactgcgttcccttttgtatgtttgtgcacgtgtgtgtgggtcattgtgtgtgtgcctatacatgcatgcatgcacgtatgtatgtatgtgtgtgtttgcatatgtatgtatatatatatatatatatgtgtgtgtatgcatatgtatatatgtatgtgtgtgcatctgtatgtacgtatcctgcatatttatgtgcttgcatgtccgtgtttgtgtattttctatgtatgtgtttgtgagcatgtgtttgtatatgtatgcacctctgtttgtctccttgtttgtgcatgtctgtgtgtgtgtgtgtgtgttatgcaactatgtaccatgtttgtatgtatggatgtgcatctttatatgtgtggatctgtGTCTTCCCCTGTGTCTGTTCATATAGTCtatatacctatccgtctgtatattgatatgtttatttacatatctatatgcttacatacagaaataaaaaataaaaattaaaaaattaaaaaaaaacaaattttttaagtgcatacacatgcactttttttgttttttcatttttttatttaatattttttaatttctgtatttaagcatatagatatgttcGGTGGTCAAGGTAAATAGCCAACTGTCGGAATCGTATAACATCGCCCATTCGGTCCGTCAAGGATGCCCACTCTCCCCCCTTCTCTACGTACTGTCACTCGAGCTATTACTGCTGAAGCTAGATattttgaggggcatcccgcgcaaGCTAGGATGCAGAAGAGGCGTGTCAGCGTATGCGGCCGATGTCACCGTGAAAGTGTCGGATGTCTCTGAAATAGAGATGTTCGGCCCTACCCTAAGGGAATACGAAACAGTGACAGGAGCAATGATTAACCTGGAGAAATCAGTGGGCTTGCAGTTCGGCACCTGAAGAGACAGGTGCCTTGGTGCTAGGGACCCAAAGTGGATGAGATTGCTTTGGTTACCTCACGATGCCCCCCCCACCATTGGGgaattatatattgttgtgtaaTTTTCCTTGTTAATTGTTGTGTTTTGCTGCTTAAACGTATAACCTCACTGCCCTTCGTCTGTGGATTGTCcattatgttttgtgttcaatcGTTATGACcaataaagtattattgttattattattattattattattattattattattattattattattattattattatttgatggaaactgagaatgctggatatgatggaaagtgtcaggcTGCCcgcagccagcagactaagttGACACTTTTTTACTGGTCATACTTCAAGTActttgcgaagaattcttgcagttccaaaaaGGCTGATTTTTATAGGTATTTTACTTTTACATTTGTACCAGTGTTTttagccatgctggtagttgagcgCTTCCAAGTGCGCCATTTACTATTGATATCATGTCTGTActcctcattgaccacagccTTCGTATTTACCACTTCAAATCATCgtagttgttcagtttttcttctttctctttgatcctatTATCACTAGGACatactatgtcgattatcatgcaagttctttttcttcttttttattcatcCGGTTTCCAATGTCTGTTTAGGTGATCGCACGCAATCATTGCATCCCAGAGGATTCTGCAATCTTCATTCTCGGTGATTTCTTCTGGGGTTTGCTCATAATATGTCTTGGTTCTTTGTAGGCCGTGGTTTAAACAGAACTCCCAATGGATCGTTCCCGACACATCGTCATGTTGTCTTTTGTATTtacgttgtgccaatttcgggcattcgccaACGATGTGCCATATCGTTTCTTCACTCTCCCATACATTCTTCAGTTGTCGCTGATgggagtatatatttctttactacccacaagggctaaacatagaggggacaaacaaagggattaagtcgattacatcgacccagtgcgaaactggtactttatttatcgaccccgagaggatgaaaggcaaagtcgtcctcggcggaatttgaactcagaacgtaacgacagacgaaataccgctaagcatttcgcccggcgtgctaacgtttctgccagctgatgGGAGTATAGTCGATTCAGCACTCCGCATGGTTAGTTCTTAACGCTTGTTCTTGTTCTGCGCTTATAAGTGCTTCTGTCTTTATCTTCAGGTCACTTCTTCTC of the Octopus sinensis linkage group LG1, ASM634580v1, whole genome shotgun sequence genome contains:
- the LOC118764874 gene encoding uncharacterized protein LOC118764874, translated to MYCFAIRHFTRKTPLLNIFSILLFQMCIGSNVNFREYYGTRVPPPVTAIPEADKLIQMSNIRSETECFSICMTFSKCGMIIYSVSDEVCIVRKIKQLPGTSSFIDIPANSIYTVLQASECPTSAGYIYRPEFRLCFQIGSKEVTWAEAADNCNNDRGRLIHIKNLEVNDYLRTLIGSNEERHDSPIAPITTTSFLVS